In Nostoc sp. UHCC 0926, a single genomic region encodes these proteins:
- the menB gene encoding 1,4-dihydroxy-2-naphthoyl-CoA synthase: MQINWQAAKTYEDILYQKNDGIAKITINRPHKRNAFRPKTVFELYDAFSDAREDTTIGVVLFTGYGPHTDGKYAFCSGGDQSVRGHAGYVDETGIPRLNVLDLQRLIRSMPKVVIALVAGYAIGGGHVLHLICDLTIAADNAIFGQTGPKVGSFDGGFGASYLARIVGQKKAREIWFLCRQYDAQQALEMGLINCVVPVEQLEAEGIQWAQEILEKSPIAIRCLKAAFNADCDGQAGLQELAGNATLLYYMTEEGSEGKQAFLEKRPPDFRSFPWLP; the protein is encoded by the coding sequence ATGCAAATTAACTGGCAAGCTGCCAAAACTTACGAAGATATTCTGTATCAAAAAAACGATGGCATCGCGAAAATCACCATAAACCGCCCCCACAAACGCAATGCCTTTCGTCCTAAAACAGTCTTTGAACTGTACGACGCTTTCTCTGATGCTCGTGAAGATACTACTATAGGTGTTGTCCTATTTACAGGTTATGGCCCACACACTGATGGCAAATATGCCTTCTGTTCTGGTGGCGATCAAAGTGTGCGGGGACATGCGGGTTATGTGGACGAAACTGGCATTCCCCGCTTGAATGTGCTGGACTTACAACGCCTGATTCGTTCCATGCCGAAAGTGGTGATTGCTTTAGTAGCTGGATATGCGATCGGTGGTGGACATGTCCTACACTTGATTTGCGACCTTACCATCGCCGCCGATAACGCCATTTTTGGACAGACAGGCCCCAAAGTCGGCAGTTTCGATGGTGGTTTTGGAGCCAGCTATCTCGCCCGCATTGTGGGACAAAAAAAAGCTAGAGAAATTTGGTTTCTCTGCCGCCAATATGATGCCCAACAAGCTCTAGAAATGGGCTTAATTAATTGCGTCGTCCCAGTGGAACAACTAGAAGCGGAAGGTATTCAATGGGCGCAAGAGATTTTAGAAAAAAGTCCGATCGCAATTCGGTGTCTCAAAGCCGCCTTCAATGCTGATTGTGACGGACAAGCTGGTTTACAAGAACTCGCTGGCAATGCCACCCTACTCTATTACATGACAGAAGAGGGGTCTGAGGGCAAACAAGCCTTTCTTGAAAAGCGTCCACCAGATTTCCGCTCTTTTCCTTGGTTACCTTAA